One part of the Eulemur rufifrons isolate Redbay chromosome 16, OSU_ERuf_1, whole genome shotgun sequence genome encodes these proteins:
- the SPRYD3 gene encoding SPRY domain-containing protein 3: MRRTRRPRFVLMNKMDDLNLHYRFLNWRRRIREIREVRAFRYQERFKHILVDGDTLSYHGNSGEVGCYVASRPLTKDSNYFEVSIVDSGVRGTIAVGLVPQYYSLDHQPGWLPDSVAYHADDGKLYNGRAKGRQFGSKCNSGDRIGCGIEPVSFDVQTAQIFFTKNGKRVGSTIMPMSPDGLFPAVGMHSLGEEVRLHLNAELGREDDSVMMVDSYEDEWGRLHDVRVCGTLLEYLGKGKSIVDVGLAQARHPLSTRSHYFEVEIVDPGEKCYIALGLARKDYPKNRHPGWSRGSVAYHADDGKIFHGSGVGDPFGPRCYKGDIMGCGIMFPRDYILDSEGDSDDSCDTVILSPTARAVRNVRNVMYLHQEGEEEEEEEEEEEDGEEIEPEHEGKKVVVFFTRNGKIIGKKDAVVPSGGFFPTIGMLSCGEKVKVDLHPLSG, translated from the exons ATGAGGAGGACGCGGCGGCCCCG ATTTGTTCTCATGAACAAGATGGATGACCTCAACCTGCACTACCGGTTTCTGAATTGGCGCCGGCGGATCCGGGAGATTCGGGAGGTCCGAGCTTTCCGATATCAGGAGAGGTTCAAACATATTCTTGTAGATGGAGACACTTTGAG TTACCATGGAAACTCTGGTGAAGTTGGCTGCTACGTGGCTTCTCGACCCCTGACCAAGGACAGCAATTATTTTGAG gtgtcTATTGTGGACAGTGGAGTCCGGGGCACCATTGCTGTGGGGCTGGTCCCTCAGTACTACAGCTTGGATCACCAGCCTGGCTGGTTACCTGACTCTGTAGCCTACCACGCTGATGATGGCAA GCTGTATAATGGCCGAGCCAAGGGCCGCCAGTTCGGGTCAAAGTGCAACTCTGGGGACCGGATTGGCTGTGGCATTGAGCCTGTGTCCTTTGATGTGCAGACTGCCCAGATCTTCTTCACCAAAAATGGGAAGCGG GTGGGCTCTACCATCATGCCCATGTCCCCAGATGGACTGTTCCCCGCAGTGGGCATGCACTCCCTGGGTGAGGAGGTGCGCCTGCACCTCAATGCTGAGCTGGGCCGCGAGGACGACAGTGTCATGATGGTGGACAGTTACGAGGACGAATGGGGCCGGCTGCATGATGTCAGAGTCTGTGGGACT CTGCTGGAGTACTTGGGGAAGGGCAAGAGCATCGTGGATGTGGGACTGGCCCAGGCCCGGCACCCGCTGAGCACCCGCAGCCACTACTTCGAGGTGGAGATTGTGGACCCTGGAGAGAAATGCTATATCGCCCTGGGGCTGGCTCGGAAG GACTATCCCAAGAACAGGCAccctggctggagcagagggtcTGTGGCTTATCATGCAG ATGACGGGAAGATCTTCCATGGCAGTGGTGTGGGGGACCCCTTTGGGCCACGCTGTTACAAAGGGGACATCATGGGCTGTGGAATCATGTTCCCCCGGGACTACATTCTGGACAGTGAGG GGGACAGTGATGACAGTTGTGACACAGTGATCCTGTCCCCAACTGCTCGGGCTGTCCGGAACGTCCGGAACGTCATGTACCTGCaccaggaaggagaagaggaagaggaggaagaggaggaggaagaagatggagaagaaatAGAGCCAGAGCATGAGGGCAAGAAGGTGGTG GTATTCTTCACGCGGAATGGCAAGATCATCGGGAAGAAGGATGCTGTTGTACCTTCTGGAGGCTTCTTCCCCACCATTGGAATGCTGAGCTGCGGGGAGAAAGTCAAAGTAGACCTGCACCCCTTGAGTGGCTAG